One genomic window of Candidatus Melainabacteria bacterium includes the following:
- a CDS encoding DUF2203 family protein yields MRYEKTFTIEQAKELLPAVKQMLIKANDELKAIEERLRAVNEEFQDSERELATVKATKDDAAELQRLRECRARFQERTQKLSAVQHEYEDCLYKWVHKITDLGIILRDIPTGLIDFPAEKGETQYLLCWRLDDKDLDFWHLPNDGFIGRRPLAVLDEYF; encoded by the coding sequence ATGAGATACGAAAAAACATTCACAATTGAGCAAGCAAAAGAACTCTTGCCTGCAGTCAAGCAAATGCTTATCAAAGCCAATGATGAGCTTAAGGCAATTGAGGAGCGCCTGCGCGCGGTCAACGAAGAATTTCAAGACTCTGAACGGGAGTTGGCTACAGTCAAAGCCACAAAAGATGATGCCGCCGAGTTGCAAAGATTACGAGAATGTCGAGCACGGTTTCAGGAGCGCACACAAAAACTCTCTGCGGTACAGCATGAGTATGAAGATTGCCTCTACAAGTGGGTCCACAAGATTACGGATCTGGGCATCATTTTGCGAGACATTCCAACGGGGCTGATAGACTTTCCAGCCGAGAAGGGCGAGACGCAGTATCTGCTGTGCTGGCGCCTGGACGACAAAGATCTTGACTTCTGGCATCTGCCCAACGATGGTTTCATCGGGCGCCGTCCGCTCGCTGTACTGGATGAATATTTTTAG
- a CDS encoding YbjQ family protein, whose translation MILASLALSQSAGYAGSESNIQGSLNAVRAQSNSGLIVTTTDGVDGYKITKYIGIVRGVTVRQPTIGQSFKAGFKQIVGGKIQPFISMCETARQAAYDSLVERANQAGAQAVVGLRYDSSAFSSGSDEMGSEVVCYGTAVLIEPK comes from the coding sequence ATGATTCTGGCTTCTCTAGCCCTATCCCAGTCCGCTGGTTACGCAGGCTCGGAATCCAACATCCAGGGCAGTTTGAACGCCGTTCGCGCGCAGTCTAATTCAGGTTTGATAGTGACTACAACCGATGGCGTGGACGGTTACAAAATAACCAAATACATTGGCATCGTGCGGGGCGTCACGGTGCGTCAGCCAACCATCGGGCAGAGTTTTAAAGCCGGTTTTAAGCAAATCGTCGGCGGCAAGATTCAACCGTTCATTTCCATGTGTGAGACTGCGCGTCAGGCCGCCTACGACTCGCTTGTAGAGCGAGCTAATCAAGCTGGGGCGCAAGCGGTCGTGGGGCTGCGTTATGACAGCTCCGCCTTTTCCAGTGGCAGCGATGAAATGGGCAGTGAAGTTGTTTGTTATGGTACGGCTGTTTTGATCGAACCCAAGTAA